TTTTGTCGCGTGTCTGTCAAACATCATTTTATCAGGTCCTTGCCCTCCCCTGTGAGTCTCGTGAGGCCGGAAGAGGTGATGGGGATGTGCGGAGGAGGAGGCACCTGGCAGATGGTGCAGGGACACGGCAGTCCGGCCCAGTGCTGGAAGCCGGTGCCCAGCTGCAGGGCCGGGGGTGCAGTCGGGGAGCCCTTCATCAGGGCGTGAGGTGCTCGGATAGACGTGAGCCCCGGCAGAGCGCTCGACAGCGTGGAGGATGTGGAGGTTGACAGCGCGCCGCCCAGGAGAGGGTGCACCTGGTGCGCCGCGGCGGCTGCGGCCGCGGCAGCTTGGTGTCCACCTGCGCCGGCGTGCCCCACTGTGCCGCAGTGGAAAGCTGAGTTGTGCCCTCCGTAAATCTCCCCCACCAGCCGCTTCATCTCGTCCAAGGAGCTGTTAAGCATCAGGATGTAGTTCCTGGCGAGAAGCAGCGTGGCGATCTTGGACAACTTCCGCACCGAGGGCCCATGCGCGTAGGGCATCACCTCGCGCAGGCCGTCCATGGCCAGGTTGAGGTCGTGCATGCGTTTTCGCTCCCGGCCGTTGATCTTGAGACGGAGGTGGTACATTTCCTCCTCGGTGACTTGTTTCTTCAGTTTGAACTTgttgctgctactgctgctgctgctgctgctgctgctgctttctaCTGACTTGGGGTCTCCAGACCTCAGGAGCTCGCTGGCGCTCAGCTTCTGGCGCAGCTCGCTGCACTGCGTGGATGAGGACACTGCGGAGCCGacgtggtggtgatggtggtggtgcgGGTGGTGGTCTCGGAGAGACATAACGTCCATGTCCGGGGA
This window of the Etheostoma spectabile isolate EspeVRDwgs_2016 chromosome 17, UIUC_Espe_1.0, whole genome shotgun sequence genome carries:
- the olig3 gene encoding oligodendrocyte transcription factor 3 → MNSDSSPSSRASSPDMDVMSLRDHHPHHHHHHHVGSAVSSSTQCSELRQKLSASELLRSGDPKSVESSSSSSSSSSSSNKFKLKKQVTEEEMYHLRLKINGRERKRMHDLNLAMDGLREVMPYAHGPSVRKLSKIATLLLARNYILMLNSSLDEMKRLVGEIYGGHNSAFHCGTVGHAGAGGHQAAAAAAAAAHQVHPLLGGALSTSTSSTLSSALPGLTSIRAPHALMKGSPTAPPALQLGTGFQHWAGLPCPCTICQVPPPPHIPITSSGLTRLTGEGKDLIK